The following are encoded together in the Proteiniphilum saccharofermentans genome:
- a CDS encoding Gfo/Idh/MocA family protein, with protein MKRKLKMGMVGGGSDAFIGAIHRRAAFMDNLIELVCGCFSANPEISRSSGREYFIPDHRIYDNYHEMFEREMELPEEERMDFVTIVTPNKWHFEPAMMALERGIHVVLDKPITFSLEEAVKLREKVEETGLVLALTHVYSGYPAVKEAKARIAGGELGRIRKVYVEYTQGWLSQRIELQGGNNAGWRTNPNTTGKAGCMGDIGTHAWHLAEYVTGLKVQEVCADLQTYVEGRPVDDDGASLLRLETGVTGVLMATQIATGEANNIRIRVYGDKGGLEWRQMDPNRLILRWGDKPTQELYMGNNEFLSDIAKWNTRTPAGHPEGFIEAFANIYRNFALTVMAKRNGEVPNGHITDFPSVYDGVRGMQFVETMVEASKDNHTKWFKWIE; from the coding sequence ATGAAAAGAAAACTCAAAATGGGCATGGTCGGCGGTGGGAGCGATGCCTTTATCGGAGCTATACACCGTCGTGCAGCATTTATGGATAACCTGATCGAACTGGTCTGTGGTTGTTTCAGTGCCAATCCGGAAATATCCAGAAGTTCCGGAAGGGAATATTTCATTCCGGATCACCGGATCTATGACAACTACCATGAAATGTTTGAACGCGAAATGGAGTTGCCAGAAGAAGAACGGATGGATTTTGTGACCATCGTAACCCCCAATAAATGGCATTTTGAACCTGCCATGATGGCCCTGGAGAGAGGTATTCACGTTGTGCTCGACAAACCGATCACCTTTTCCCTCGAAGAGGCAGTAAAACTCAGGGAAAAAGTAGAGGAGACCGGTCTGGTACTGGCGCTCACACATGTCTATTCGGGCTATCCTGCCGTTAAAGAGGCGAAGGCACGTATTGCCGGCGGTGAGTTGGGCAGGATCAGAAAAGTGTATGTGGAATATACACAGGGATGGCTGTCGCAGCGTATTGAATTACAAGGAGGAAATAACGCCGGCTGGAGAACAAATCCCAACACTACCGGTAAAGCAGGTTGTATGGGAGATATAGGTACCCATGCCTGGCACCTTGCCGAATATGTGACGGGACTCAAAGTTCAGGAAGTATGTGCCGATCTGCAGACTTATGTGGAGGGACGTCCTGTGGATGATGACGGTGCTTCGTTACTCCGTCTGGAGACCGGTGTGACCGGTGTGCTGATGGCTACTCAAATCGCTACTGGCGAAGCCAATAATATCCGTATTCGTGTGTATGGAGATAAGGGCGGATTGGAATGGAGGCAGATGGACCCGAATCGTTTGATCCTGAGATGGGGAGATAAACCCACACAAGAACTCTATATGGGGAATAACGAATTCCTGAGCGATATTGCCAAATGGAATACCAGAACACCTGCAGGACATCCGGAAGGTTTTATTGAAGCATTTGCCAATATTTACCGGAACTTTGCTTTAACTGTAATGGCTAAGAGAAACGGGGAAGTCCCCAATGGGCACATTACCGATTTCCCATCCGTTTACGACGGAGTCAGGGGAATGCAATTTGTGGAAACGATGGTAGAAGCAAGCAAGGATAACCATACAAAATGGTTTAAATGGATTGAATAA